One part of the Coffea eugenioides isolate CCC68of chromosome 10, Ceug_1.0, whole genome shotgun sequence genome encodes these proteins:
- the LOC113749048 gene encoding abscisic stress-ripening protein 2-like, which produces MAEEEKHHHHHLFHHKKEGEEENIVDEAAAHKYEKEEKHHKHLEKVGELGAAAAGAYALHEKHEAKKDPEHAHRHKIEEEIGASLAVGSGGFALHEHHEKKDAKKEEEKAEGKHHHHLF; this is translated from the exons ATGGCGGAGGAGGAGaagcaccaccaccaccaccttttCCACCACAAGAAGGAGGGGGAGGAGGAGAACATAGTTGATGAGGCAGCAGCTCATAAATATGAGAAAGAAGAGAAGCACCACAAACATCTTGAGAAGGTTGGGGAGCTCGGTGCTGCTGCTGCTGGAGCCTACGCCTTG CACGAGAAGCACGAAGCAAAGAAGGACCCTGAGCATGCCCACAGGCACAAGATAGAGGAAGAGATTGGTGCATCACTTGCAGTTGGTTCTGGTGGATTTGCACTCCATGAGCACCATGAGAAGAAAGATGccaaaaaagaagaggaaaaagccGAGGGAAAGCACCATCACCACCTCTTCTAG